The DNA sequence CGCTTGCGGGCTCGCGCTGTCCTGGCCGCCGGCACGGGACCTCCGCCGTACTTTCGACTGATCCGACCGAGCGGCGGCCCCCCTACGTTGTCCGGGAGGGGGAAGCATGCTTGCTGGGATCTGGGCTGAGCCGCGCCCCGCACGCCCGCCGGTGCGGGTCTGGCGGGACTGGGCACTGTCCTCGGCTCTTGTCGCGATCTCGCTCGTCGAGGTACTCCTGCGCGACGACAGGGCATGGGCGCCGCTGCTGGTCGGTGTCAGCGTCGTGGTCGCGGCGTGCCTGCTGTGGCGACGCACGCGACCGCTGGCCGCGGTCACCGTTGCCTTCGGAGCCGTTCTCGCGTTCGACATCGCGAGGATCGCGGTCATCGATACCACCGGCCTGCTGGGCATCGGCGGTCTGCTGGTGTTGCCCTACGCCCTGCTGCGCTGGGGGGCAGGTCGCGAGGCTGCCCTCGGGCTCGGCATCATCCTGATCTGGCTACCCGTCACCCTCATCGCGGACCCGACCTCACCCGCGGAGAAGGTCGCCGGTTACGGCTTCTTCCTGTTCTCGGCCGCGCTCGGCGCGGCAGTGCGCTACCGCACCAGAAGCCACGACCGCGACATCGAGCAGGTGCGGCTTCACCAGCGCAACGAACTCGCCCGCGAACTGCACGACACGGTCGGCCACCGCGTCCTGGCCATCGCCGTCCAGGCACAGGCAGGTCGCGCGCTGTCCGCCGCGGATCCGAAGCGCGCGCTGGCCACCCTGGTCACCATCGAGGAAGAGGCGTCCCGGACGCTCAAGGAGATGCGAGCCCTCGTGGGCGTGCTGCGCGACGGAACGGACGCCGATCTCGCCCC is a window from the Micromonospora sp. DSM 45708 genome containing:
- a CDS encoding sensor histidine kinase, whose translation is MRVWRDWALSSALVAISLVEVLLRDDRAWAPLLVGVSVVVAACLLWRRTRPLAAVTVAFGAVLAFDIARIAVIDTTGLLGIGGLLVLPYALLRWGAGREAALGLGIILIWLPVTLIADPTSPAEKVAGYGFFLFSAALGAAVRYRTRSHDRDIEQVRLHQRNELARELHDTVGHRVLAIAVQAQAGRALSAADPKRALATLVTIEEEASRTLKEMRALVGVLRDGTDADLAPRRGVVDVKRLARPGGEVLGVRVQVSGDAEAVEPAVGTALYLIAAEAVTNATRHASGATHVTVDVTASRSQVHLRVHDDGEATTTSSPHAGYGLRGMAERASLLGGTLRAGPDPDGGWSVDAKLPRTARTS